The nucleotide sequence ATTTCCTCGTAGAGCCGCTGGGCGATCTCGGCGGAGCCCCGGCGTTCAGCGACGTCCTTCACGCGAAGCTGCCAGGCGAGAGGGCCCTGCTGCACGCGGATCTCATCGCCCAGCTGCACCAACTTGGCCCGCTTCGCGCGGTCTCCGTTGACGTCAACTTTGCCGCCGTCGATCGCTTCCGCTGCGAGCGCTCGCGTCTTGAAGAAGCGTGCCGCCCAAAGCCACTTGTCGAGCCGAACTTTGCCCGGTGGCGACTGCTCGTCGTCGTCGCGCATCGACTACTTCGACCCGTCGGCGCTGTCATCCTCTTCGTCGAAGACGATCACATCATCATCGACGTCGTCGTCGAGATCATCGACGTCGTCGCCGTGGTCCAATGCGTCGTCCGCGATATCGGTGTCGTCGAGCTCCGCCGACGACGTACCATCGGCCTGTGCGGACTGCGCCTCCGCCGATCGCACCTCCCGGATTCGGGTGGCGGCACCGGCGTATACCGAGCGAACAGCCGGATTCGATTGCTGCTCACTCGCGCGCCGTTCGAGCAGCGGCACCAGGGCCATGGTCGCATCGAGCTCTGCGTCGGCGTCCCCGCTACTGGCCATCGCCATCAGCATCGCGACGACGTCGTCGCAGGCATCAGCCATACGGCTCGAGGTCATCGCATCGGGACCCGGCACGTTCGTGCCGCGCGCCATGAGCGCGACGCGCTCGCGCAGCACCGCGGCATCGGTCTGGAAGCGATTGACGAGATATTCTCTGGCAGTCGTTGTCATCAGCTCAAGTCGTTGCGGGTAATGCCAAGTTCGTCGCGTGCGGTGCGCCACGACGCCAGCCACGCGTCCGCGACAACCGCCGGCGCAATTCCGATGCGACCGCAGCGTGACACGAAATCATCCCACCACCCCTGCTCGAGTGCGTCGATCACCTCGAGCAATTGCCCGAGCGGCTGCTGGCGGTCGATCATCGTGTCACGCAGCGCGTTCGGCAGCGCCAAGCGCTCCGCCAGAATTGGCGCCGACGCGCCGAGTGCGAATTCGAGCGTCGAGAGCAGGCCGGCAATCAGGCGCATGCGCGGATGTGGTGCGTTGTCGAGTGCGGAACCCACTCGCTCGCACGCACGCGCGCGACGCAGTGCGATGAATCCGAGTTCGGCATCTTGCGCGGCATCACCGATCAGTCGTGCGGCCACGGACACCAGGCGGTCCATGATGGCATCGCGACCGAGCATCGTGATCGCGTGCGTGACCGAACGTGGCCCGCGCACGCCGAGCGAGGCCGAGCCCATGGCGCGCAACAGCGATGCCGCCAAGTGGGGATCATCATGCACGAAGGTGTCGAACGACGAATCGGTGGGACGGCCATCGGCAAATGCCGCGAGCATCGTGATCGCGCGGATCACGCTCTCTTCTGTGGTCCGGTCCACCGGTACACCGGCGCCACGCGCCAACAAGCGCCCGCTGTATAGTGGCACGCCCGTTTGCAGCACGCGGTGGCGCGTCAGGCGGTCGTCGACGCCGCGCACGAGCGGCCGGAGACCCGCGTCGAGCAGCACCCGCACGCGACTCTCGAGGGCACTGGGCGGCGTGTGCGCCGCATCGAGTACGATCGTACTCCCCACCAACGACGGAGGAAGCGGGTCACCGTCGGGAAATCCTTGGAGCGCGAAGTGAAAGCCGGCGCCAAGCAACCGATCGACCGCGCGCCGCGTCGCGGGGTCGTCGAGCGACTCCGTTGCCAGGAGCCACACGGCATCGGCCGAGGCGAAGCGGGTAATCGCACCTTCGCGCACGATCGTGGACGTGATCGGCACCACGAGACTCCGACCGGCGAGACGCGTGAGCGCCCCCACCATGTCTACGAGTCGGCGGGCATCACCGTCTGGATCCGAACCACTGCGGCGCGGATCGGCCGGGCAGGTCGAAACCGCATACCCGATAACGCGGTCGCGACGATCACGAATCGGCATCAGCGAGGTCAGCATACGCGGCTCCGCTTCACGCGATCAGCGCGGCGCGCGCTCGGCGCGCGCCAGCACCGAGTTGAAGAATGCCGGCTCGCCGGTGACGTCGCGCTCCACATACGGCGCGAGCCATGCAGGGAGTGCCGGTTGGTCGTCAAGCCCCGAGAGCTCGACTTCGGCGAGCACGAGATCGCGATCGAGAAAGACGTCGATCTCCCACGCATATGCCTCATCGCGCACGACGTGCCGCTGCTTACGTACGCGCGCCGCCGCGGTGAGCGGCCACATCGCCTCGAACAACTCGCGGCTCGTACCCTCGTCGATTTCGACACGGGCCTGTGCGGGACCGAGTTTCACATTCCGCCAGCACACGACTGTTCCATCGGGATTGGTGGATCGACGCAATCGCTCGCGCAGCGCGGTCCCGGGCAGCCAGCCTTGCTCGATCAGTGTTGGCGATACGGCGGCGGCCACCGGTGGTACGCGAGTCAGGAGATACTTGCGTTCGATCTCGAGCGGCACGCCGGCC is from Gemmatimonas sp. and encodes:
- a CDS encoding HDOD domain-containing protein codes for the protein MLTSLMPIRDRRDRVIGYAVSTCPADPRRSGSDPDGDARRLVDMVGALTRLAGRSLVVPITSTIVREGAITRFASADAVWLLATESLDDPATRRAVDRLLGAGFHFALQGFPDGDPLPPSLVGSTIVLDAAHTPPSALESRVRVLLDAGLRPLVRGVDDRLTRHRVLQTGVPLYSGRLLARGAGVPVDRTTEESVIRAITMLAAFADGRPTDSSFDTFVHDDPHLAASLLRAMGSASLGVRGPRSVTHAITMLGRDAIMDRLVSVAARLIGDAAQDAELGFIALRRARACERVGSALDNAPHPRMRLIAGLLSTLEFALGASAPILAERLALPNALRDTMIDRQQPLGQLLEVIDALEQGWWDDFVSRCGRIGIAPAVVADAWLASWRTARDELGITRNDLS
- a CDS encoding RNA-binding S4 domain-containing protein; this translates as MRDDDEQSPPGKVRLDKWLWAARFFKTRALAAEAIDGGKVDVNGDRAKRAKLVQLGDEIRVQQGPLAWQLRVKDVAERRGSAEIAQRLYEEMADGKRKREAAQEQLRQMPTAFAFGDSKPGKRDRRAIRRLKGDS